One region of Spiroplasma culicicola AES-1 genomic DNA includes:
- the trpS gene encoding tryptophan--tRNA ligase, whose product MDKKRMLSAITTTGQITLGNYIGALKNFVALQEEFEMYIFVANLHGITVPIEKDILRKNIKSLVTLYFACGLDPNKSTVFVQSDVLEHAQLGWILTCNTTIGELQRMTQFKDKSTKIKSENGTEFIPTGLLIYPSLMAADILLYDPAFVPVGKDQKQHIELTRNIAERMNNKFGEMFSIPQEYTPKLGSKIMDLQDPSKKMSKSASNPKSYIALLDDLDVVRKKIKSAITDSENLIKYDPENKPGVSNLLTIYSSLTSKTMEEVETHFEGKDYGILKDEVADVVVELLSKIQTRYNELFNSQQVDEWLELGANKARKIAHKKLTKVQNLTGLNYKRK is encoded by the coding sequence ATGGATAAAAAAAGAATGTTATCAGCAATAACTACAACTGGGCAAATTACTTTAGGGAATTATATCGGAGCATTAAAAAACTTTGTTGCTTTACAAGAAGAATTTGAAATGTATATCTTTGTAGCCAATTTGCATGGTATTACTGTTCCAATTGAAAAAGACATTTTGAGAAAAAATATCAAAAGCTTAGTGACTTTATATTTTGCATGTGGACTAGATCCCAATAAATCGACAGTTTTTGTACAAAGTGACGTTTTAGAACATGCTCAATTGGGGTGAATTTTAACTTGCAATACAACAATTGGTGAATTGCAAAGAATGACTCAATTTAAAGATAAATCAACTAAAATTAAATCAGAAAATGGAACTGAATTTATTCCTACAGGTTTATTAATTTATCCTTCACTAATGGCTGCAGACATTCTTTTATATGATCCAGCTTTTGTTCCTGTAGGAAAAGATCAAAAACAACATATTGAATTAACGCGTAATATTGCTGAAAGAATGAACAATAAATTTGGAGAAATGTTTAGTATTCCTCAAGAATACACTCCTAAATTAGGTTCAAAAATCATGGATTTACAAGATCCAAGTAAAAAAATGTCGAAATCTGCAAGTAACCCAAAAAGTTACATTGCTTTACTAGATGATTTAGATGTAGTTAGAAAAAAAATTAAATCAGCAATAACCGATTCAGAGAATTTAATTAAATATGATCCAGAAAACAAACCTGGAGTAAGTAATTTATTAACTATTTACTCTTCTTTAACAAGCAAAACAATGGAGGAAGTTGAAACTCATTTTGAAGGTAAAGATTATGGTATTTTAAAAGATGAAGTTGCAGATGTTGTAGTAGAATTGCTTTCAAAAATTCAAACAAGATATAATGAATTATTTAATTCTCAACAAGTTGATGAATGATTAGAACTTGGAGCAAATAAAGCAAGAAAAATTGCTCATAAAAAATTAACCAAAGTTCAAAACTTAACTGGACTAAACTATAAAAGAAAATAA
- a CDS encoding ribonuclease J — MAEIKFMALGGQDERGKNTFIVSVDDELFVFDVGIKFPERSILGIDVVIPSFEYLKSNAKKIKGIFLSNPSSNNAGAISYILREIDVPVYCNELTTTILKYRNLKYRIKNRENNFKIVNDKEIINFGKNKIEIFRTTASFPETFGFALHTENGTIVYAGDYIIDGNEQSWFSTDMNHLSEISKKGVLALISDSEHASRIGYTVPNHRIDKFISAPMKDMKRKLVLGMFEEDVFKLFEIIKQAKEQGRKMAIYGKTLSKVVESKIIQDSLAVSKSDIISLEEYMKSENGILIVTGAGDLLYSRLAKIASGNDESIEFSENDTIVLATPPAAGVEKRHAEILDELARTNAKIISLSERNIWSMRASYEDIKLMTRIMKPKCFIPIKGLYKDFLSAEKAAKEAGVSPENIQLINNGQVLKITKEGKLVISAENIKTSDVYVDGIGVGDIGAVVLNERKQLATDGAVIIGANIDEKTKELASLIDIQMRGVIYIQEDNPIFKLMQKQIIDILERHKNDSKTNGTDYDLNVIKKEIISRIRSTVKQETGKQPIVLVIVNEINISSFYEPKKR, encoded by the coding sequence ATGGCAGAAATTAAATTTATGGCCCTTGGTGGTCAAGATGAAAGAGGAAAAAACACATTTATCGTTAGTGTTGATGATGAATTATTTGTGTTTGATGTAGGAATTAAGTTTCCAGAAAGAAGTATTTTAGGGATTGATGTTGTAATTCCAAGTTTTGAATACTTAAAATCAAATGCAAAGAAAATCAAAGGAATATTTTTATCAAATCCAAGTAGTAATAATGCTGGAGCAATCAGTTACATTTTACGCGAAATTGATGTGCCTGTTTATTGCAATGAATTGACAACAACAATTTTAAAATACCGAAACTTAAAATATCGAATTAAAAATAGAGAAAATAACTTCAAAATTGTAAATGATAAAGAAATCATAAATTTTGGAAAAAATAAAATTGAAATCTTTAGAACTACTGCAAGTTTTCCAGAAACTTTTGGATTTGCACTTCATACAGAAAATGGAACAATTGTTTATGCTGGAGATTATATAATTGATGGAAATGAACAATCATGATTCTCAACAGATATGAATCATTTATCTGAAATTTCTAAAAAAGGAGTATTAGCATTAATTTCTGACTCAGAACATGCTTCAAGAATTGGTTATACTGTTCCAAATCACAGAATTGATAAATTCATTTCTGCACCAATGAAAGATATGAAAAGAAAGCTTGTTTTGGGAATGTTTGAAGAAGATGTATTCAAATTATTTGAAATTATTAAACAAGCAAAAGAACAAGGAAGAAAAATGGCAATTTATGGAAAAACATTGTCAAAAGTTGTTGAATCAAAAATTATTCAAGATTCATTAGCTGTTTCTAAAAGTGATATTATCTCTCTTGAAGAATATATGAAATCTGAAAATGGTATTTTAATTGTAACTGGAGCTGGAGATTTATTATATTCACGTCTTGCAAAAATTGCATCAGGAAATGATGAAAGTATTGAGTTTTCAGAAAATGATACTATTGTATTGGCAACTCCTCCAGCAGCTGGAGTTGAAAAAAGACATGCAGAAATTTTAGATGAACTTGCAAGAACTAATGCCAAAATTATTTCATTAAGTGAAAGAAATATTTGATCAATGAGAGCAAGTTATGAAGATATTAAATTAATGACAAGAATTATGAAACCAAAATGTTTCATTCCAATTAAAGGATTATACAAAGATTTCTTAAGCGCAGAAAAGGCTGCTAAAGAAGCTGGAGTTTCACCAGAAAATATCCAATTAATTAACAATGGACAAGTTTTAAAAATTACAAAAGAGGGTAAACTTGTAATCTCGGCTGAAAATATTAAAACAAGTGATGTTTATGTTGATGGTATTGGAGTTGGTGATATTGGTGCTGTTGTTTTAAATGAAAGAAAACAATTGGCAACTGATGGTGCTGTTATAATTGGGGCAAACATTGATGAAAAAACAAAAGAGTTAGCTTCTTTAATTGATATTCAAATGAGAGGTGTAATTTACATCCAAGAAGATAATCCAATTTTTAAATTGATGCAAAAGCAAATTATTGATATTTTGGAACGTCACAAAAATGATTCAAAAACTAATGGTACAGATTATGATTTAAATGTAATTAAGAAAGAAATTATTTCAAGAATTAGAAGTACTGTTAAACAAGAAACTGGTAAACAACCAATCGTTCTTGTAATTGTCAATGAAATTAATATTTCATCATTCTATGAACCAAAAAAACGTTAA
- a CDS encoding DNA translocase FtsK: protein MNNFNEFGNGSTDNDSDRTRAMTFQKKQRKPDSISWIVTALVLFFLTVMSLGRITIVGQLLDDIIFTLPFGWFKYFLYLLFFIVDFAIYFGIKFKPKKRFIAMVFVTWIMMCWIMTSILFIVAHLTQAQDLKIENFWSEDILKVSVSSYFEHWKNHSYFGTEDPHWLISSRDSYFTSWAGGGMFGAVLNGIGSYTTIYGSLVLALFFFFINMMWIFTGDPLYLFKPKAKRKGKRLRILSLGSKQNNNLQPKKAGKKRNIFNIIRFDSTKTLDDIDFVHSIRESDITIELPSFSRVNENQVYQPVDQNFYNDDYFVDYQEPSPMFNDLDFAYDKSKNYAIGNRGYSKVDQNINLLEEDNFDQPLEQEFNPQFIPRPLKQEVFEEEIRKGSVSSSESARREFERQTKVTPHGIGGQTEEFLKDFKKAPTEADQITLEDFMNSAISEQESREKQWQKTQTYVSPMEEIRNKRFGNSNGNLPIRNQVTKTIELNTQNSSQKVVFVNKSYVLPTIDILKSDSNSQQEYEKQKQKSKLKAEAINQTFAQFNVNAKVVNMNIGPSVTKFEVQPGPGTKVNNITSLENDLKLALANQNVRIEAPIQGKAAVGIEVPNDEALIVPLRSVINNIPLQKMSSKLLFAIGKTVMGEMLFGELDKAPHLLVAGSTGSGKSVMINGIITSILMRAKPHEVKFLMIDPKQVELSIYSSIPHLLAPVISDMNLANNALKKVINEMERRYILFTNNGVKNIEGYNSKIKDETKRLPFYVIVIDELADLMMTANKKEVEDSIMRLTQMARAAGIHLIVATQRPSTDVLTGVIKSNIPTRIGFSVASGIDSRTILDSIGAEKLIGRGDLLYLPPGSSNLLRAQGAYVSDDEIERIVQHCSSQQQQMFEEEFMRIEEDHSHKTGSGFGRDERYEEIRTYVIEHQKASTSLLQRVFSIGYNRAAKIIDDLEDEGVIGPQSGSKPREVYWKKEEIY, encoded by the coding sequence ATGAACAATTTCAATGAATTTGGAAATGGGTCAACTGACAATGATTCTGATAGAACAAGGGCAATGACTTTCCAAAAGAAACAAAGAAAACCTGATTCAATATCATGAATTGTTACAGCATTAGTATTATTTTTCTTGACAGTAATGTCATTGGGAAGAATTACAATTGTTGGACAATTATTAGATGATATTATTTTTACTTTGCCATTTGGATGATTTAAATATTTCTTATACTTATTATTTTTCATAGTTGATTTTGCTATATATTTTGGAATTAAATTTAAACCTAAAAAAAGATTTATTGCTATGGTTTTTGTAACTTGAATCATGATGTGTTGAATCATGACTTCAATTCTATTTATAGTAGCTCACTTAACTCAAGCACAAGATTTAAAAATTGAAAATTTTTGAAGTGAAGATATTTTAAAAGTATCTGTTTCTTCTTATTTTGAGCACTGAAAAAATCACTCTTATTTTGGAACTGAAGATCCACATTGATTAATTTCTAGTCGCGATAGTTACTTTACTAGTTGAGCTGGTGGGGGAATGTTTGGTGCTGTTTTAAATGGAATTGGTTCATATACAACAATTTATGGATCATTAGTATTGGCATTGTTCTTCTTTTTTATCAATATGATGTGAATCTTTACAGGAGATCCATTATACTTGTTTAAACCAAAAGCAAAAAGAAAAGGAAAACGATTAAGAATTTTATCACTGGGCTCAAAACAAAATAATAATTTACAGCCAAAAAAAGCTGGGAAGAAAAGAAATATTTTTAATATTATTCGTTTTGACTCAACAAAAACTTTAGATGATATTGATTTTGTTCATTCAATTCGTGAATCAGATATTACAATTGAATTACCAAGTTTTTCACGTGTAAATGAAAATCAAGTATATCAACCAGTTGATCAAAACTTTTATAATGATGATTATTTTGTTGATTATCAAGAACCAAGCCCAATGTTTAATGATCTTGATTTTGCCTATGATAAATCAAAAAACTATGCAATTGGAAATCGTGGATATAGCAAAGTTGATCAAAATATAAACTTACTTGAAGAAGACAATTTTGATCAGCCATTAGAACAAGAATTTAATCCTCAATTTATTCCTAGACCTCTTAAACAAGAAGTTTTTGAAGAAGAAATTAGAAAAGGAAGTGTTTCTTCTTCTGAAAGTGCAAGAAGAGAATTTGAACGTCAAACTAAAGTGACTCCTCATGGAATTGGGGGTCAAACAGAAGAATTCTTAAAAGACTTTAAAAAAGCTCCAACTGAAGCAGATCAAATTACTTTAGAAGACTTTATGAATAGTGCAATTTCTGAACAAGAATCACGTGAAAAACAATGACAAAAAACTCAAACTTATGTATCTCCAATGGAAGAAATTCGCAATAAGAGATTTGGTAATTCAAATGGTAACTTGCCAATTCGCAATCAAGTTACAAAAACAATTGAATTAAATACTCAAAATTCTTCACAAAAAGTTGTTTTTGTAAATAAAAGTTATGTTTTACCAACAATTGATATTTTAAAAAGTGATAGTAATAGTCAACAAGAATATGAAAAACAAAAACAAAAATCTAAACTAAAAGCAGAAGCAATTAATCAAACTTTTGCACAATTTAATGTAAATGCTAAGGTTGTTAATATGAATATTGGTCCAAGTGTGACAAAATTTGAAGTTCAACCAGGTCCTGGAACTAAGGTAAATAACATTACTAGTTTGGAAAATGATTTAAAATTAGCATTAGCAAATCAAAATGTTAGAATTGAAGCACCAATTCAAGGAAAAGCAGCTGTTGGGATTGAAGTGCCCAATGATGAAGCATTAATTGTTCCCTTAAGAAGTGTAATTAATAATATTCCATTACAAAAAATGAGTTCTAAATTATTGTTTGCAATTGGAAAAACAGTAATGGGAGAAATGTTATTTGGTGAATTAGATAAGGCACCTCACTTGTTGGTTGCAGGTTCAACTGGTAGTGGTAAATCTGTGATGATTAATGGAATTATTACTTCAATTTTAATGAGAGCAAAGCCTCATGAAGTAAAATTCTTAATGATTGATCCAAAACAAGTAGAACTTTCAATTTATTCATCAATTCCTCATTTACTAGCACCAGTTATTAGCGACATGAATTTGGCAAATAATGCTTTGAAAAAAGTTATTAATGAAATGGAAAGACGTTATATTTTATTTACAAATAATGGTGTTAAAAATATTGAAGGATATAATTCAAAAATTAAAGATGAAACTAAACGTTTACCATTTTATGTGATTGTCATTGATGAACTTGCAGACTTAATGATGACTGCCAATAAAAAAGAAGTTGAAGATTCAATTATGAGATTAACTCAAATGGCAAGGGCTGCGGGAATTCATCTAATTGTTGCTACTCAAAGACCATCAACTGATGTTTTAACTGGAGTAATAAAATCAAATATTCCTACAAGAATTGGATTTTCTGTGGCTTCAGGAATTGATTCAAGAACAATTCTTGATTCAATTGGAGCAGAAAAATTAATTGGAAGAGGAGATTTATTGTATCTTCCTCCAGGTAGTTCAAATCTTTTAAGAGCTCAAGGTGCTTATGTGAGTGATGATGAAATTGAAAGAATTGTGCAACATTGTTCAAGTCAACAACAACAAATGTTTGAAGAAGAATTTATGCGTATTGAAGAAGACCACTCTCATAAAACTGGTTCTGGTTTTGGAAGAGATGAAAGATATGAAGAAATTAGAACTTATGTTATTGAACATCAAAAAGCATCAACAAGTTTATTACAAAGAGTATTTTCAATTGGTTACAACAGAGCTGCTAAAATTATTGATGATTTAGAAGACGAAGGTGTTATTGGTCCTCAAAGTGGGTCAAAACCAAGAGAAGTTTATTGAAAAAAAGAAGAAATATATTAA
- a CDS encoding ATP-binding cassette domain-containing protein gives MITIKDLNKNFGKKEVLKNINLKIEKQDHIALIGYNGSGKTTLIKLILDLLTTKKGKIEINNLNIKDNKFNLKNICYISNENDLPENMRVVTYVDYILKLTLGRENKLTELSELFNFDIYSSTLIRDLSTGMRQKLKICTSLCFEQDLYIFDEITSGLDPVSKTKLINYINTELITKTVIYCSHILEEIVEVCSKAIILNQKQISDVITINDKDKFINQYNQSFDIGDLNHE, from the coding sequence ATGATAACTATAAAAGATTTAAATAAAAATTTTGGAAAGAAAGAAGTATTAAAAAATATTAATCTAAAAATTGAAAAACAAGATCATATAGCTTTAATTGGATATAATGGATCAGGAAAAACTACACTAATAAAACTAATTTTGGACTTATTGACAACTAAGAAAGGCAAAATTGAAATTAATAATCTAAATATAAAAGACAATAAATTTAACCTTAAAAATATTTGCTACATTTCAAATGAAAATGATTTACCTGAAAATATGCGAGTTGTCACTTATGTTGACTATATTTTAAAATTAACACTAGGTCGTGAAAATAAATTAACAGAATTAAGTGAACTATTTAATTTTGATATTTATTCATCAACTTTAATTAGAGATCTTTCAACAGGAATGCGACAAAAATTAAAAATTTGTACTTCTTTGTGTTTTGAACAAGATTTATATATTTTTGATGAAATAACTTCAGGTTTAGATCCAGTTAGTAAAACCAAATTAATTAACTATATTAATACTGAACTAATTACAAAAACAGTCATATATTGTTCACATATTTTAGAAGAAATTGTTGAAGTTTGTTCAAAAGCAATTATTTTAAATCAAAAACAAATAAGTGATGTAATAACAATTAATGATAAAGATAAGTTTATTAATCAATATAACCAAAGTTTTGACATAGGAGATCTAAATCATGAATAA
- a CDS encoding diacylglycerol kinase catalytic domain-containing protein produces MFKFSLIKNDYQSSNGFSSELIENLIARGNILDEKDPDYVFVVGGDGTFLKAVQIYQNILDKVNFIPFKSGGIGFFTNKNRIDELETILEMIDTQSYFENSYELLEIKNGDNKFYITNEAKILNEKSAVYIKVYINDEYLETFHGTGLVVSTSSGSTGYMKSAGGSIILPKDAGIYQIQELFPISTNKYRTLNAPMILNSNYKLTLILEDTNELLICDTQERKIVDKTIEISLSKTKINVVSHIAPRDVFEIGVLRDIFIRDKEQVN; encoded by the coding sequence ATGTTTAAATTTAGTTTAATAAAAAATGATTATCAATCTAGTAATGGGTTTAGCAGTGAATTGATTGAAAATCTAATTGCAAGGGGCAATATTCTTGATGAAAAAGATCCAGATTATGTTTTTGTAGTTGGGGGAGATGGAACTTTTTTAAAGGCTGTTCAAATTTATCAAAATATATTAGACAAAGTTAATTTTATCCCTTTTAAATCAGGGGGTATTGGTTTTTTTACTAATAAGAATCGTATTGATGAGCTTGAAACTATTTTAGAAATGATTGATACTCAAAGTTATTTTGAAAATAGTTATGAATTACTTGAAATTAAAAATGGTGATAATAAGTTTTACATTACAAATGAAGCCAAAATTTTAAATGAAAAATCTGCAGTTTATATTAAGGTTTACATTAATGATGAATATTTAGAAACTTTCCATGGAACAGGTCTTGTAGTTTCTACTTCATCGGGAAGTACAGGATATATGAAATCAGCGGGGGGATCAATAATTTTACCCAAAGATGCTGGTATCTATCAAATTCAGGAATTATTTCCAATAAGTACTAATAAATATCGCACTTTAAATGCTCCAATGATTTTAAATAGTAATTATAAATTAACTTTAATTTTAGAAGATACAAATGAATTATTAATTTGTGATACTCAAGAAAGAAAAATTGTTGATAAAACAATTGAAATTAGTTTAAGTAAAACAAAAATTAATGTTGTAAGTCATATTGCCCCAAGAGATGTATTTGAAATTGGAGTTTTACGTGACATTTTTATCAGAGATAAAGAGCAGGTTAACTAA
- the rplT gene encoding 50S ribosomal protein L20: MARVKFGKVTRARRKRWIKRAKGYYGTKKANYKKAHEQVVRSMHYAFVGRKLRKRDFRKLWIVRINAAVRPLGLSYSKFMNGVKLAGIDINRKMLSELAIHEPKQFELIVEASKKALSAKK, encoded by the coding sequence ATGGCAAGAGTTAAATTTGGAAAAGTAACAAGAGCAAGAAGAAAACGTTGAATCAAAAGAGCAAAAGGATACTACGGAACAAAGAAAGCAAATTACAAAAAAGCTCATGAACAAGTTGTACGTTCAATGCATTATGCATTTGTTGGACGTAAATTAAGAAAACGTGACTTTAGAAAATTATGAATTGTACGTATTAATGCTGCTGTTAGACCTTTAGGATTAAGCTATTCAAAATTTATGAATGGTGTAAAATTAGCTGGTATCGATATCAACAGAAAAATGCTATCAGAATTAGCAATTCATGAACCAAAACAATTTGAATTAATTGTTGAGGCTTCAAAAAAAGCTTTAAGCGCTAAAAAATAA
- the rpmI gene encoding 50S ribosomal protein L35, which translates to MPKMKTKSSLAKRVKKTGSGKLKRGHAYRSHLAQNKTTKQKRHLKKSSFVSAGDMKRLKGLLQN; encoded by the coding sequence ATGCCAAAAATGAAAACAAAAAGCTCTTTAGCAAAAAGAGTTAAAAAAACAGGATCTGGTAAACTAAAAAGAGGTCACGCTTATAGATCTCACTTAGCACAAAACAAAACCACAAAACAAAAAAGACATCTTAAAAAATCTTCATTTGTATCAGCTGGAGACATGAAACGTCTAAAAGGATTATTACAAAACTAA
- a CDS encoding rhodanese-like domain-containing protein — translation MIDISVEEFKEIENEALVIDVRTRNEFETLFRVPNANNIELNDLQMNYKNYLGDDKNRLIVTVCNAGNRSGEAARFLREQGYNARTLIGGSYAYKRKYR, via the coding sequence ATGATAGATATTTCTGTTGAAGAATTTAAAGAAATTGAAAATGAAGCTCTTGTGATCGATGTAAGAACACGCAATGAATTTGAAACTTTATTTAGAGTTCCAAATGCAAATAACATTGAACTAAATGATTTACAAATGAATTATAAAAATTATTTAGGAGATGATAAAAATCGTTTAATTGTCACAGTTTGCAATGCTGGAAATAGAAGTGGAGAAGCTGCACGCTTTTTAAGAGAGCAAGGTTATAATGCTCGTACTCTAATTGGTGGCAGTTATGCTTACAAACGTAAATATCGTTAG
- a CDS encoding Pr6Pr family membrane protein, whose protein sequence is MINVGQSNRKITKIVAGSLMLLTIFLIFIRLFFSGLGTYGRWNQWDYARDPNTGSVIEDGGYQSAGFDMLYVILLFFSYFGVVITTITALWFFVLAFFDKTNVHTNKFTKYTSGLAITVWNLTSMVVFLFILLPTSVKDGSFDGTNMDPSWWISNLILYVVIPLFTFVFFAFYYEGRTNMKLVDVFKIKQIMSILLLPIIYFALISAKSYLLYSTYVSEYADKYANIISLWVYPFLNFNQTTMGLNSGIIFAIVIIIALVSLMGLSTGLLALTLKVDGKKFNNEAYKVEETEFNNSKSLMTLKDFKTTKHYFKLVVALASAAMLVLALYSSYASANGDEGNRYNKFVLFNEGDENPIRIGGDLITSWNFALGMFTFQSNLLVSAWFIVAFIKGGNEHKGKFTNYQWSLAISGYITVTFIIFNCLMLPTIHTAGTVDGNQATLSWWIVNILLHTVFPLCMIFYFVFWYKKENFGTTKELFSKRRVIAIISYPIFYALFILVRGEILFASWGQNYWYSKGAWLWPYPFLNVRNSGWLGLPGWGALIFAVGLISSILIGTSSLYNWSVNKLELKANNKVEKQPKKVIKKDTKKAANK, encoded by the coding sequence ATGATAAATGTAGGTCAATCTAATCGAAAAATAACAAAAATAGTTGCGGGTAGTTTAATGCTATTAACAATTTTTTTAATTTTTATTAGATTATTTTTTAGTGGGCTTGGTACTTATGGTAGATGGAATCAATGAGATTATGCTCGTGATCCAAATACTGGAAGTGTCATTGAAGATGGGGGATATCAATCTGCAGGGTTTGATATGCTCTATGTAATACTGTTATTTTTTAGTTATTTTGGAGTTGTCATCACAACAATAACAGCTCTATGATTTTTTGTTTTGGCATTTTTTGATAAAACAAATGTTCATACAAATAAATTCACAAAATATACAAGTGGATTAGCAATTACAGTATGAAATTTAACAAGTATGGTAGTATTTTTATTTATATTACTACCAACAAGTGTAAAAGATGGTTCATTTGATGGAACAAATATGGATCCTTCATGATGAATTTCAAATTTGATTCTATATGTGGTAATTCCATTATTTACATTTGTGTTCTTTGCTTTCTATTATGAGGGTAGAACAAACATGAAATTGGTTGATGTTTTTAAAATAAAACAAATTATGAGCATCTTATTATTGCCAATTATTTATTTTGCATTAATTAGTGCAAAATCATACTTACTATATTCAACATATGTAAGCGAATATGCAGATAAATATGCAAATATTATTAGTTTATGAGTATATCCATTCTTAAACTTTAATCAAACAACAATGGGATTAAATTCTGGAATTATATTTGCAATAGTTATAATCATAGCATTAGTTTCACTTATGGGTTTAAGTACAGGATTACTTGCTTTAACTTTAAAAGTTGATGGTAAAAAATTTAACAATGAAGCATATAAAGTTGAAGAAACTGAATTTAATAATTCAAAAAGTTTAATGACTTTAAAAGATTTTAAAACTACAAAACATTACTTCAAATTAGTAGTTGCTCTTGCTTCTGCTGCAATGTTAGTTTTAGCTCTATATTCTTCATATGCATCTGCAAATGGAGATGAAGGTAATAGATACAATAAATTTGTATTGTTCAATGAAGGAGATGAAAATCCAATAAGAATTGGAGGAGATTTAATTACTTCATGAAACTTTGCATTAGGAATGTTTACATTCCAATCAAACTTATTAGTATCTGCATGATTTATTGTAGCTTTTATTAAAGGAGGCAATGAACATAAAGGTAAATTTACAAATTATCAATGAAGTTTAGCAATTTCAGGATACATTACTGTAACTTTTATTATTTTTAATTGTTTAATGTTGCCAACAATTCATACAGCTGGAACAGTTGATGGAAATCAAGCAACTTTATCTTGATGAATTGTAAATATCTTATTGCATACAGTATTTCCTTTATGCATGATTTTCTACTTTGTATTTTGATATAAAAAAGAAAATTTTGGAACAACAAAAGAATTATTTTCAAAAAGAAGAGTTATTGCAATTATTTCTTATCCAATATTCTATGCTTTATTTATTCTTGTTAGAGGAGAAATTTTATTTGCATCTTGAGGACAAAATTATTGATACTCAAAAGGAGCATGATTGTGACCTTATCCATTCTTAAACGTAAGAAATAGTGGATGACTTGGTTTACCAGGATGAGGGGCATTAATCTTTGCAGTGGGATTAATTAGTTCAATTTTAATTGGAACAAGTAGTTTATATAATTGATCTGTAAATAAATTAGAATTAAAAGCAAATAATAAAGTTGAAAAACAACCAAAAAAAGTAATAAAAAAAGATACTAAAAAAGCAGCAAATAAATAA